A genomic window from Hyla sarda isolate aHylSar1 chromosome 8, aHylSar1.hap1, whole genome shotgun sequence includes:
- the LOC130283886 gene encoding uncharacterized protein LOC130283886 yields MDIGQLKEYIISYTLNNCPLGNQGYNRVLIQLIGFLGHGKSSLINSCKYALYNKEFTAHAAAGSADGGLTVARNAYPLTDTITMVDNRGCATLNPFETGEFYTQLGNFIPLNEGVEWTKEFGDVVNRLEDSDIEPNFTDIIVPVFVYSVKRELAANEVEEIKTFLKSCRDLTGIFPIIVLTHKTSGAFSKFRDLFEGMGAEEILSVENYTPEDNLKTLGRHLQFLNLIHKVLLNVNFRMSEERNPRRERAERKKFLTRYFHEREVRK; encoded by the exons ATGGATATCGGGCAGCTGAAGGAATATATCATATCTTATACCCTCAATAACTGCCCCCTGGGGAACCAAGGCTACAACCGGGTCCTCATCCAGCTCATCGGCTTCCTGGGACATGGGAAATCATCATTGATCAACTCGTGTAAATATGCCCTCTATAATAAGGAGTTCACAGCCCATGCTGCGGCCGGATCAGCCGATGGAGGTCTCACTGTTGCCAGGAATGCCTATCCACTCACCGACACAATCACCATGGTGGACAACCGAGGATGTGCCACGCTGAACCCTTTCGAGACCGGGGAGTTTTACACCCAACTGG ggAATTTTATCCCATTGAATGAAGGAGTAGAATGGACGAAGGAGTTTGGTGATGTGGTGAATCGCTTGGAAGACTCCGATATTGAGCCGAacttcactgatatcattgtgccaGTATTTGTTTATAG TGTGAAGAGAGAACTTGCAGCCAATGAGGTGGAGGAAATCAAGACGTTCCTGAAATCCTGTCGAGACCTGACGG GAATCTTCCCCATCATCGTCCTCACCCACAAGACCAGCGGAGCCTTCTCCAAATTCCGAGACCTGTTTGAGGGTATGGGGGCCGAGGAGATCTTGTCTGTGGAGAATTACACCCCTGAAGACAACCTGAAGACCCTGGGGAGACATCTTCAGTTCCTGAACCTGATTCATAAAGTCCTACTAAACGTCAACTTCAGAATGTCAGAGGAACGTAATCCCCGGAGAGAGCGGGCCGAGCGCAAGAAATTCCTCACCAGATACTTCCATGAGAGAGAAGTGAGAAAGTga